In Tindallia magadiensis, one DNA window encodes the following:
- a CDS encoding methyl-accepting chemotaxis protein, which yields MKSLKTKMMLTFLATSITLLLGAGFILYYLASSMVSDVAGELNEEMMGSFSQNIESLLERKISEGMIVSENEDVKNMDPEGAQRFIETVLERSDYGTLSMVFPDGTAYDSDLNVYDFSNSAYMEPIFQQGMDHYITDPFPSSIDGSMLTVIAHGIDDHAGNRVGAISGSIYLSYITDMVEAINIGDAGFGWILSENGNVLAHPKEEYVGQALSSLDAYGNMDLSGIEQGLAASQEIQVDGQATILLHSPIEGTPGWYLMVEVSRAQLFSGLAAFRNTVMGIMVVAVILSVMAGLWISGNTIKPVKAVAEKLEKMADYDLRNLEEDAVNRYQNRPDEIGDMIRSSTRMQTNIVELLQQVLTASKNVSSSAEHLNTTSEQSSQAADEVAKTIEEMAKSATEQASDTATGAQAVSELGDVIGDNQLCLKSLNQELVKVEEYQSKGHESMSGLLNTTSENRSATQSVQSVINETQASAEKIDTASGMIRNIAEQTNLLALNAAIEAARAGESGRGFAVVAEEIRKLAEQSNNFTDEIATVIAELMERVQDAVRTMNQVNEVGIKQEEQVKMTSEHFRGIADSLEEMKSSLKDLNLSGDTMQNKRDDMLSIIEKISVIAEENAAGTEEASAAVEEQTASMTEIANASHQLSTLAEEMNQAIQQFKL from the coding sequence ATGAAAAGCTTAAAAACAAAAATGATGCTTACTTTTTTAGCCACCAGCATTACCTTGCTTTTGGGAGCTGGGTTTATCCTTTATTATCTGGCTTCGAGTATGGTCAGTGATGTGGCTGGTGAGCTGAATGAAGAAATGATGGGAAGTTTTTCTCAGAACATTGAATCCTTGCTGGAGAGAAAAATTTCCGAAGGAATGATTGTTTCAGAAAATGAAGATGTAAAAAACATGGACCCAGAAGGTGCGCAAAGGTTTATTGAAACCGTACTGGAAAGGTCGGACTATGGAACTCTTTCGATGGTTTTTCCTGATGGGACAGCCTATGACAGTGACTTAAATGTTTACGATTTTAGCAACAGTGCTTACATGGAACCGATTTTTCAGCAAGGGATGGATCATTACATAACCGACCCTTTTCCAAGTTCTATTGATGGAAGCATGTTAACGGTTATTGCCCATGGAATTGATGATCACGCCGGGAATCGGGTAGGAGCTATTTCTGGATCCATTTATCTTTCCTATATAACGGATATGGTGGAGGCGATTAATATAGGAGATGCCGGCTTTGGTTGGATTCTTTCTGAAAATGGAAATGTGCTGGCTCATCCAAAGGAGGAATATGTAGGGCAGGCTCTGTCTTCTCTTGATGCTTACGGAAATATGGATTTATCCGGTATCGAGCAGGGATTGGCAGCATCTCAGGAAATCCAGGTAGATGGACAGGCAACAATTCTGCTTCATTCACCGATTGAAGGAACTCCGGGATGGTATTTGATGGTTGAAGTTTCAAGAGCTCAACTGTTTTCTGGACTGGCGGCTTTTAGAAATACGGTGATGGGAATCATGGTAGTAGCCGTTATTTTAAGTGTCATGGCTGGTCTTTGGATTAGTGGGAATACGATTAAACCAGTAAAGGCTGTTGCTGAAAAACTGGAGAAAATGGCGGATTATGATTTAAGAAATTTAGAGGAAGACGCGGTCAATCGGTATCAAAACCGTCCCGATGAAATTGGTGACATGATCAGGTCGAGCACCAGGATGCAGACGAATATCGTTGAATTATTGCAACAAGTGTTGACGGCATCAAAAAACGTGTCATCTTCAGCAGAACATTTGAATACCACCAGCGAGCAGTCTTCTCAGGCAGCGGATGAAGTGGCTAAAACCATAGAAGAAATGGCGAAAAGTGCTACGGAACAGGCTAGTGATACAGCAACAGGTGCTCAGGCAGTCAGTGAACTGGGAGATGTCATCGGTGACAATCAGCTTTGCTTGAAATCTTTGAATCAAGAACTAGTTAAAGTAGAAGAATACCAGTCGAAGGGCCATGAATCCATGAGTGGACTGTTAAACACTACTTCGGAAAATAGATCTGCCACGCAGAGTGTACAAAGTGTTATTAATGAAACTCAGGCCAGTGCTGAAAAAATTGATACGGCTAGTGGGATGATTCGAAACATTGCTGAACAGACGAATTTATTAGCTCTTAATGCTGCTATTGAAGCGGCTAGAGCCGGTGAATCCGGTCGTGGTTTTGCGGTGGTAGCGGAAGAAATCCGAAAACTAGCGGAACAGTCCAATAATTTTACAGACGAAATAGCAACGGTTATTGCGGAACTCATGGAACGGGTACAGGATGCTGTAAGGACAATGAATCAGGTGAACGAAGTAGGGATCAAGCAGGAAGAACAAGTTAAAATGACTAGTGAACACTTTCGGGGAATTGCAGATTCTTTGGAAGAAATGAAATCATCCCTAAAGGACCTTAACCTTTCGGGTGACACCATGCAAAACAAGCGAGACGATATGTTGAGCATTATTGAAAAAATATCCGTTATTGCAGAAGAAAATGCAGCAGGAACAGAAGAAGCATCGGCGGCGGTGGAAGAACAGACAGCATCAATGACGGAAATTGCCAACGCTAGTCATCAATTATCTACCTTAGCCGAAGAAATGAATCAGGCGATCCAGCAATTTAAGCTATAA
- a CDS encoding FMN-binding protein, with the protein MDKKQISGALVLVVLTVGILFGFSVMGDDALADATRHEVTADGYGGPIHLEVYLQGDEVVDIQVMEQNETEGIGDVAIEEMVAKILEAQSTEVDVHSGATVSSNAVIEAVNNALGKDSASEDSEELSASDYQAEGTLAMAPGYGGDIVLDVIMDDDEILDIKVLDHKETEGIGDVAIEAMVDKMLQAQSADVDVETGATVSSEAVIKAVAEATGQNVSESEAPADPAAAYDLETYEPEGILVSGKGFQDRYDIYLDVIFEGSELVEIRVIQHNETKGFGDGALRVVPERIVNQQTAEVDVQTGATWTSTAIIELVQQAIDEAGVDLTEQEVEEEEGPAPAAGG; encoded by the coding sequence ATGGACAAAAAACAAATATCGGGAGCTTTGGTTCTTGTTGTTCTGACCGTTGGAATTCTTTTTGGATTCAGTGTAATGGGGGACGATGCTTTAGCCGATGCGACAAGGCATGAAGTGACAGCCGATGGGTATGGCGGACCGATTCATTTGGAAGTATACCTTCAAGGTGATGAGGTAGTTGACATTCAGGTGATGGAGCAAAACGAGACAGAAGGTATTGGGGATGTAGCCATTGAAGAAATGGTTGCAAAAATACTGGAAGCTCAATCGACGGAAGTTGACGTACACAGTGGTGCTACCGTTTCCTCTAATGCGGTGATTGAAGCGGTAAACAATGCTCTGGGGAAAGATAGTGCCAGTGAAGATTCAGAGGAATTATCAGCTAGTGACTATCAGGCAGAAGGAACGCTTGCCATGGCACCTGGCTATGGTGGGGACATTGTTCTTGACGTGATCATGGATGACGATGAAATTTTGGATATTAAGGTATTAGATCATAAAGAGACAGAAGGCATTGGAGATGTAGCCATTGAAGCGATGGTTGACAAAATGCTTCAGGCTCAAAGCGCTGATGTGGATGTCGAAACAGGCGCAACGGTTTCTTCGGAAGCGGTAATAAAAGCAGTGGCAGAAGCCACTGGTCAAAATGTTTCTGAAAGCGAAGCGCCGGCAGATCCTGCGGCAGCATATGATCTGGAAACTTATGAACCAGAAGGTATTTTAGTATCTGGAAAAGGTTTTCAGGATCGGTATGATATATATCTGGACGTTATTTTTGAAGGAAGCGAATTGGTAGAAATTCGAGTGATTCAGCATAATGAGACAAAAGGCTTTGGAGATGGTGCTTTGCGGGTAGTGCCGGAAAGAATTGTCAATCAGCAGACCGCGGAAGTTGATGTGCAAACAGGGGCCACCTGGACTTCGACGGCGATAATAGAACTTGTACAACAAGCTATCGATGAAGCCGGCGTTGATCTTACAGAGCAGGAAGTGGAGGAAGAGGAAGGTCCGGCTCCTGCAGCGGGTGGCTGA
- a CDS encoding GGDEF domain-containing protein, producing MTDRFFQWDQDFITGVDLIDAQHFSLIEIINNLLKTCFQTETINEEKIVTISTQLKDYTVDHFQSEEKIMIDAQVDPRHIIDHQKAHKEFVSKIQERFQLSESLSDPCKMGESVEFLIRWLAYHILYMDKNMVQQMNMIQADHLSAAEAYDRMKKMDKSTSEPLLKALKALFYIVSEKNKELEQQNFELEEKVLARTQALEKANEQLRQASLTDELTDLANRRYALSEIQKQIHTWERYDTPFSLLFIDLDGFKSVNDTFGHDAGDKVLQWIASFLSSHTRKTDIPCRLGGDEFIVICPNTALAGAEQLALNLKQELRLRIPDILQKLWNPSFSIGLAEMNPSISTASEILTIADRAMYKEKNRR from the coding sequence GTGACGGATCGATTTTTTCAATGGGATCAGGATTTCATCACCGGAGTAGATTTAATTGATGCCCAGCATTTTTCTCTAATCGAAATCATCAACAACCTTCTAAAAACATGTTTCCAAACCGAAACAATTAACGAAGAAAAAATTGTTACTATTTCAACCCAATTAAAAGACTATACCGTGGATCATTTCCAGTCCGAAGAAAAGATCATGATAGACGCACAGGTTGATCCACGCCACATTATCGATCATCAGAAAGCCCATAAGGAGTTTGTCAGTAAAATTCAGGAGCGGTTCCAGCTTTCAGAAAGTTTGTCTGATCCGTGCAAAATGGGAGAATCTGTAGAATTTCTTATTCGTTGGCTAGCCTATCATATCCTGTATATGGACAAAAATATGGTTCAACAAATGAATATGATCCAAGCGGATCACCTCAGTGCCGCTGAAGCTTATGATAGAATGAAAAAAATGGATAAAAGCACCTCCGAACCACTCTTAAAAGCATTAAAGGCTTTGTTCTATATCGTCTCTGAAAAAAACAAGGAATTGGAGCAACAAAATTTCGAATTGGAAGAGAAGGTACTTGCACGAACCCAGGCATTAGAAAAGGCTAATGAACAACTGCGCCAAGCATCCTTAACGGACGAACTGACTGATTTAGCCAATCGTCGTTATGCCTTATCGGAAATTCAAAAACAAATTCATACGTGGGAACGGTACGACACTCCCTTCTCACTTTTATTTATTGATCTTGATGGTTTCAAATCCGTCAACGATACCTTTGGTCATGATGCGGGAGACAAAGTGCTACAGTGGATTGCCAGCTTCCTCAGCAGCCATACACGTAAAACAGATATACCCTGTCGCCTTGGCGGAGATGAGTTTATCGTTATCTGCCCTAATACTGCGCTAGCAGGTGCGGAACAATTGGCCCTTAACCTAAAGCAGGAACTCAGGCTTCGTATTCCTGACATTTTGCAAAAGCTCTGGAATCCATCTTTCAGTATCGGCCTTGCTGAAATGAATCCATCCATCTCAACAGCCAGCGAAATTCTGACTATTGCTGATAGGGCTATGTATAAAGAAAAGAACCGCCGCTAA
- the uvsE gene encoding UV DNA damage repair endonuclease UvsE codes for MSIELGYACLNTSIPMKMKSLRLKTYQEKGASYLKELILHNLNYLMTCLEWNQAHQVFFFRVSSDLVPLATHEAMTYAWQEDGEIKEACEKIKEYAKLHSMRLSMHPGQYTLLNSPKEEVVKRSIEDLAYHHQMAEMLGVRDLIIHVGGVYGDKKQALRRWIKTYEKLPEGIKSKLRLENDEKSYSIQEVLGIWEITGIPIVLDFHHHRILSSMETGDALAKATNTWEGIDDPKIHLSSGRKDEKDPKHDDLIRPMDYEWVCGYVDRCFRKNQKIYLMLEAKQKEQAILHLRKKG; via the coding sequence GTGTCTATTGAACTGGGTTATGCCTGTTTGAATACCAGCATTCCAATGAAAATGAAATCTTTGCGCTTAAAAACATACCAGGAAAAGGGAGCATCTTACCTAAAAGAACTTATTCTTCACAATCTGAATTATTTGATGACCTGTCTGGAGTGGAATCAGGCGCATCAGGTTTTCTTTTTTAGGGTTTCCAGTGATTTAGTTCCCTTAGCAACCCATGAAGCCATGACTTATGCCTGGCAGGAGGATGGAGAAATCAAAGAAGCCTGCGAAAAAATCAAGGAATATGCAAAGCTTCACTCCATGCGACTTTCGATGCATCCTGGTCAGTATACACTTCTAAACTCTCCCAAAGAAGAGGTGGTGAAAAGATCTATCGAAGACTTGGCATATCATCATCAGATGGCAGAAATGCTGGGAGTAAGGGATTTGATCATTCACGTTGGCGGAGTATATGGCGATAAAAAACAAGCGCTTCGTCGATGGATAAAAACCTATGAGAAACTGCCGGAAGGTATTAAGAGTAAGCTTCGTTTAGAAAATGATGAAAAGAGTTACTCCATTCAGGAAGTGCTGGGAATATGGGAAATAACAGGAATTCCTATTGTGTTAGATTTTCATCATCATCGAATTTTATCCTCCATGGAGACAGGGGATGCTTTAGCAAAAGCGACTAACACCTGGGAAGGGATTGATGATCCTAAAATACATTTATCCTCTGGTCGTAAGGACGAAAAAGACCCAAAACATGATGATTTGATTCGACCAATGGATTATGAATGGGTTTGTGGTTATGTGGATCGATGTTTTCGAAAGAATCAAAAGATATACCTTATGTTGGAAGCAAAACAAAAAGAACAGGCGATTCTTCATCTGCGAAAAAAGGGATAG
- a CDS encoding ion transporter, with the protein MEKIWKFIHQKIKDIFRAYKTLLTIITDISDKTAVYETIMALLIVLVLGLSFLDIFVIDNRRFSLYVEAFDLAVCVVFAIDLTLRYRASTSKKSFFKKSWIEILAIIPFDVVFRAFRIVRIVRVARVTRASRIGRFVNTFSKVFRNIERLPMVAKMANPQYFRYKRFKKLLFGYGKSKSEDSPSQKE; encoded by the coding sequence ATGGAAAAAATATGGAAGTTTATTCATCAAAAAATCAAAGATATTTTTCGTGCGTATAAAACGTTACTCACCATCATCACAGATATTTCAGATAAAACAGCGGTTTATGAAACGATTATGGCATTATTAATCGTACTGGTTTTAGGTTTGTCTTTTCTGGATATTTTTGTCATAGACAACCGCCGTTTCAGCCTTTATGTGGAAGCCTTCGATCTGGCCGTTTGTGTTGTTTTTGCCATTGATTTAACCCTTCGATACCGAGCAAGCACTTCTAAAAAATCTTTTTTCAAAAAATCCTGGATTGAAATTCTGGCTATTATTCCTTTCGATGTGGTTTTTCGGGCTTTCCGGATTGTTCGTATCGTCCGTGTTGCCAGGGTTACAAGAGCCAGCCGAATCGGCCGGTTTGTCAATACCTTTTCAAAAGTCTTTCGGAATATTGAACGATTGCCTATGGTTGCCAAAATGGCAAACCCTCAATACTTTCGTTATAAACGATTCAAAAAATTACTTTTTGGATATGGAAAGAGCAAGTCAGAAGACTCTCCTTCCCAAAAAGAATAA
- a CDS encoding PAS domain-containing sensor histidine kinase, producing MKDAQALIEKATQLQHITDNMFDLVALADPHGNFTFMSKSHECLGYQPEELIGSPVTTLVHPDDISIVTSELNRFLQSGKNSNPVKYRCRCSDGSYLWLETMGKIIYDEDGEVKELLFSSRDITQRVQQEEAIQNQNALITALINSIPDPIFYKDLDGVYLGGNTTYATYMGMPMDEIIGKTDYDLYPKKQADIHRQYDMASLENHGIHRNEEWITYPDGRKTLVDVLKTPYKDHQGNVIGILGIARDITELKKTEEQLLDFNSLLEIKNLELEQAMQTAHTANEAKSRYLAHMNHEMRTPLNGFIGFLQLMEGTDMTEEQKEFMGHMKHSASHMLSIINNVLDYARIEAGEIRLEEQPFYPEKEIKMATAPLIALAQEKELPLHLDLPKNLPRQVRGDPQRLRQIILNIGGNAIKFTHRGKVSLSISCLKSSEDHHLLQLVVEDTGPGMTEETLSKLFQPFYQADDGSSRQSSGTGLGLPITKELVELMNGTIQVTSTPGKGTRVETVLKVGALSS from the coding sequence ATGAAAGACGCACAGGCACTGATAGAAAAAGCCACTCAACTCCAGCACATCACTGATAATATGTTTGATCTGGTAGCACTAGCCGATCCCCATGGAAATTTCACTTTTATGAGTAAATCCCACGAATGCCTCGGATACCAACCGGAGGAATTAATAGGATCACCCGTAACAACCCTCGTTCATCCTGATGATATCTCCATAGTAACAAGCGAACTTAACCGTTTTCTACAGAGTGGAAAAAATAGTAACCCCGTGAAATATCGGTGTCGATGCAGCGACGGAAGCTATCTATGGCTTGAAACGATGGGGAAAATTATCTATGACGAGGACGGAGAAGTCAAGGAACTTCTTTTCAGTTCCCGTGATATTACTCAACGCGTCCAGCAGGAGGAGGCTATACAAAATCAGAATGCACTGATTACAGCTCTGATCAATTCCATACCAGATCCTATTTTTTACAAAGATTTAGATGGCGTATATTTGGGTGGCAATACCACCTATGCAACCTACATGGGAATGCCTATGGACGAAATCATTGGAAAAACAGATTATGATCTTTATCCTAAAAAACAGGCAGATATTCACCGGCAATACGATATGGCTTCATTGGAAAACCACGGTATTCATCGGAACGAAGAATGGATCACTTATCCTGATGGTCGAAAGACACTGGTCGACGTATTAAAAACACCCTATAAAGATCATCAGGGCAATGTAATTGGTATCCTGGGCATTGCCAGAGATATTACAGAACTTAAAAAAACAGAGGAACAATTACTGGATTTCAACTCCTTACTGGAAATAAAAAACTTGGAATTGGAGCAGGCAATGCAAACAGCTCACACTGCCAACGAAGCCAAAAGCCGTTATTTAGCCCATATGAACCACGAAATGCGTACTCCCTTAAATGGTTTTATAGGATTTTTACAACTAATGGAAGGAACAGATATGACCGAGGAACAAAAGGAGTTCATGGGTCATATGAAACATTCCGCCAGCCATATGCTAAGCATTATCAACAATGTATTAGATTATGCCAGAATAGAAGCAGGGGAAATACGGCTGGAAGAGCAACCCTTCTATCCAGAGAAGGAAATCAAAATGGCTACAGCTCCACTAATTGCCCTGGCACAGGAAAAAGAACTCCCTCTTCATCTCGACCTGCCCAAGAACCTTCCCCGACAGGTACGGGGAGACCCGCAACGATTGCGGCAAATCATTCTTAATATCGGCGGCAACGCTATCAAGTTCACCCATAGAGGCAAAGTTTCTCTCTCTATAAGCTGTCTGAAATCCTCTGAGGATCATCACCTTCTCCAGCTAGTGGTCGAAGACACTGGTCCTGGCATGACGGAAGAAACTTTAAGCAAGTTATTTCAACCCTTCTACCAGGCGGATGACGGTTCCTCCCGTCAGTCCAGCGGTACCGGTCTTGGATTGCCGATTACTAAAGAACTGGTTGAACTAATGAACGGCACCATCCAGGTAACCAGTACTCCAGGAAAAGGTACAAGGGTGGAAACGGTCTTAAAAGTCGGCGCCCTCTCATCTTAG
- a CDS encoding nitroreductase family protein — protein sequence MELKEGIKQRRSARTFNNEAVEKEKLEEMLRAAMQAPSAHNQQPWEFLVIQQPETLAELSQVHQYTAPLAGAPACVVALMNRNRLKVEAFWQQDLSAAVQNMMLQAVDLGLSTLWMGITPIEEYQKKVKEICALPEEVEAFGLFAVGYSDKNRFKDRFDDARIHWETYS from the coding sequence ATGGAATTAAAAGAAGGGATTAAGCAAAGGCGCAGCGCCAGAACTTTCAACAATGAAGCCGTTGAAAAAGAGAAATTGGAAGAAATGCTGAGAGCAGCGATGCAAGCTCCTTCCGCTCATAACCAACAACCTTGGGAATTTCTGGTGATTCAACAGCCGGAAACATTAGCGGAACTGTCGCAGGTTCACCAGTATACAGCTCCTCTGGCTGGTGCACCAGCTTGCGTAGTGGCTTTGATGAACCGTAACCGATTAAAAGTAGAAGCATTTTGGCAGCAGGATCTTTCGGCAGCCGTTCAAAATATGATGTTACAGGCCGTGGACTTAGGTCTTAGCACTCTTTGGATGGGAATCACACCGATCGAAGAATATCAGAAAAAAGTAAAAGAAATATGCGCATTGCCGGAAGAAGTGGAAGCTTTTGGGTTGTTTGCTGTTGGCTACTCGGATAAAAATCGGTTCAAGGATCGTTTTGACGATGCTAGAATTCATTGGGAAACTTATTCATAA
- a CDS encoding stalk domain-containing protein, translating into MKKKLALLLVMVMVLAFTPVASADQHVDAETATVSITLSTSENAFGETEMWEASLYEGAVAGEETSGRFTDWKTVEDGSVSFDLPMEVREDDEAPWGAELDTYVRVRTVGEDGYPDFDLVSTPFTLNEGADIDVSIGLNTEINMVEDQEDGEAVVAVSLYTGSDGFGETDEWEASLYEGAVTGEETSGRFTDWKVAEEGVVEFVIPEEVREDNEAPWNVEMDTYLRVRSIDDDAYPLFDMVSAPFTLGDGMNYSVNISLVSVAMVVEDVPELEIPVVPEEPTDPDASIEVMMWINQTDYTINDEPGTADVAPFIQDGRTMVPISFVARAMNLDSDWGPRGAAAEWVSFEGNNMRIELEIGSTEIAVWENGVERTETSDVAAQIVDGRTVLPLRAVGEILGADFNWGPKDAATEWVSFTYTPTAVIEEPLQDEEEASIDWITATPDYEENSLTIAGAVTGDVDMVSIGVGALRWVDERDYEDDARGHQGFDIPVEEDGSFSITLVEGGSWPGGDNWHGLRSGTHQVRAAILDDEGEIVSFVDSEEFTVE; encoded by the coding sequence GTGAAGAAAAAGCTTGCTTTACTGTTGGTGATGGTAATGGTGTTAGCTTTCACTCCGGTGGCTAGTGCTGATCAACACGTGGATGCCGAAACAGCAACAGTAAGTATTACGTTGAGTACGTCAGAGAATGCTTTTGGTGAAACTGAAATGTGGGAAGCTTCCCTGTATGAAGGAGCTGTTGCCGGCGAAGAAACATCTGGCAGATTTACGGACTGGAAGACAGTGGAAGACGGAAGCGTTTCCTTTGACTTGCCAATGGAAGTTCGGGAAGACGATGAAGCCCCATGGGGTGCTGAGTTGGATACCTATGTACGTGTAAGAACGGTGGGAGAAGATGGATATCCTGATTTTGATTTGGTATCCACACCTTTTACTCTCAATGAAGGCGCAGATATTGATGTTTCCATTGGTTTAAACACAGAGATTAACATGGTGGAAGACCAGGAGGATGGAGAAGCTGTCGTGGCGGTAAGCCTTTATACCGGTAGTGATGGTTTTGGTGAAACAGATGAATGGGAAGCCTCTCTCTATGAAGGAGCTGTAACTGGAGAGGAAACTTCCGGTCGCTTTACTGATTGGAAGGTAGCCGAAGAAGGTGTTGTTGAGTTTGTGATTCCGGAAGAAGTTCGGGAAGACAACGAAGCTCCATGGAATGTTGAAATGGACACCTATTTAAGAGTGCGATCCATTGATGATGATGCATATCCTCTGTTTGATATGGTAAGTGCTCCTTTTACGCTGGGAGATGGAATGAACTATTCAGTTAACATCAGCCTTGTTTCAGTGGCGATGGTGGTTGAAGACGTTCCAGAGCTAGAGATTCCTGTGGTTCCAGAAGAGCCGACAGACCCTGATGCGTCCATAGAGGTTATGATGTGGATCAATCAAACGGATTATACCATCAACGATGAACCCGGAACCGCTGATGTGGCACCTTTCATTCAGGATGGCCGGACGATGGTACCTATTTCCTTTGTTGCCCGTGCCATGAATTTGGATTCTGACTGGGGACCAAGAGGTGCTGCAGCCGAATGGGTAAGCTTTGAAGGAAATAACATGCGTATTGAGCTTGAAATTGGATCAACTGAGATTGCCGTATGGGAAAATGGAGTTGAAAGAACGGAAACATCAGACGTCGCCGCACAAATAGTTGATGGACGAACCGTGCTTCCCCTCAGAGCTGTAGGAGAAATTCTTGGTGCTGATTTTAACTGGGGACCAAAAGATGCCGCAACTGAATGGGTAAGCTTTACGTACACCCCGACCGCAGTTATAGAAGAGCCTCTTCAAGATGAGGAAGAAGCTTCTATCGATTGGATCACTGCTACACCGGATTATGAAGAAAATTCATTAACGATTGCCGGAGCTGTGACGGGAGACGTAGATATGGTTTCTATCGGAGTTGGTGCTCTCCGATGGGTAGATGAAAGAGACTACGAGGATGATGCCAGAGGACACCAGGGATTTGATATACCTGTTGAAGAAGATGGGTCCTTCTCGATTACTTTAGTAGAAGGCGGATCATGGCCTGGTGGAGATAACTGGCATGGATTACGATCCGGCACACATCAAGTACGAGCAGCAATTTTGGATGATGAAGGCGAGATAGTATCTTTCGTGGACTCTGAAGAATTTACTGTAGAGTAA
- a CDS encoding BREX system ATP-binding domain-containing protein, translating into MNLSIEQCQHYIHALKNGVVPDQDLSPLSVGRADILEEFYRCLNGMKRHESYVKFLCGPYGSGKSFMLTSIKQQALQKGFVTADIQMGHHTRLYSFESVYYRIMHHLSVHQTNQQHTSFEAIFDLWISQKRKENNQEKVSQEILRLMQALNHYNRSFARAFTAYLRARINQNRELSQAIVSWLTGEKNVPSHLKAQFDVVGQIDKHNAVDFLRAFSRLVYLLGYNGLVILVDELEYVMHERSDLRQISYDNLRFLIDQSYGGKLPHCLFVFAGTPELFNHEKKGIVTHEALNQRLGRSIERIQVPGDFRDLRQPVITLDPFRKEKWQHLTEQIVALYQKSYQFSPSINASSLRNWTMLELRKATSHGDFSIREYITKLIEVLDLMQQHPEKLNLSQSLDR; encoded by the coding sequence ATGAATCTTTCTATAGAACAATGTCAACACTATATTCATGCCCTAAAAAACGGAGTGGTTCCCGATCAGGATCTGTCTCCGCTATCCGTTGGAAGAGCCGATATTCTCGAAGAATTTTATCGGTGTCTTAACGGTATGAAACGGCATGAAAGTTATGTCAAATTTCTATGTGGTCCTTACGGCAGCGGCAAATCCTTTATGCTGACCTCTATCAAGCAGCAAGCTTTACAAAAGGGTTTTGTGACAGCGGATATTCAAATGGGACATCATACCCGTTTGTATAGCTTTGAGAGTGTTTATTACCGGATTATGCATCATTTATCCGTCCATCAAACAAATCAGCAACATACCAGTTTTGAAGCTATTTTTGATTTATGGATCAGCCAAAAGCGAAAAGAGAACAATCAAGAAAAAGTTTCCCAGGAAATACTCCGGCTAATGCAAGCCTTAAACCACTATAACCGTAGTTTCGCCCGTGCGTTTACAGCTTACCTCAGAGCCCGTATCAATCAAAACCGAGAACTTTCCCAAGCCATCGTCTCCTGGTTGACAGGTGAAAAAAATGTTCCCAGCCATCTGAAAGCTCAGTTCGACGTTGTTGGTCAGATTGATAAGCACAATGCCGTTGATTTCCTGCGCGCCTTTAGTCGATTAGTGTACCTTTTGGGCTATAACGGCCTCGTCATTCTGGTGGATGAGTTAGAGTATGTGATGCACGAACGCTCTGATCTTCGACAAATATCCTATGATAATCTGCGCTTTCTTATCGATCAATCTTACGGCGGCAAGCTTCCCCACTGTCTGTTTGTTTTTGCCGGCACCCCAGAGCTTTTTAATCATGAAAAAAAGGGCATCGTTACCCACGAAGCCCTTAATCAGCGATTAGGTCGATCCATTGAGCGCATTCAGGTTCCCGGCGACTTCCGGGACTTGCGTCAGCCCGTCATCACACTAGACCCTTTTCGTAAAGAAAAATGGCAACACCTTACCGAGCAGATTGTGGCTCTCTACCAAAAATCCTACCAGTTTTCACCATCCATCAACGCTTCATCTCTGCGAAACTGGACGATGTTAGAATTGAGAAAAGCCACCAGCCACGGTGACTTTTCTATCCGAGAATATATTACCAAATTGATCGAAGTCTTAGACCTCATGCAGCAACACCCCGAAAAATTAAACCTTTCCCAATCTCTCGACCGATAA